Below is a window of Tolypothrix bouteillei VB521301 DNA.
TAATTGGGGAACTTACATAGTGTGTTTGCTATTAAACTTAGTTTAACAATGCTTCATCATGACGATTACGAAACTCCAATCAGGAGGCGGAGCCTCTAAAAAAGCATTCCCAGGCGGAGCCTGGGAACGAGATGAGAAGTTGAACTGGAGTTGGATTAAGCTGTAAACACCTCTGTGGGTAAGCGTTTGAAGGCAAGACGCTCATTCTCAATGTCTACAAAGATGGTATCGCCATCATTAAACTCGCCACGCAAGATAGCTTTGGCAATTTGAGTTTCTAACTCCCGTTGAATGGCTCGCTTCAGGGGTCTTGCTCCAAACACTGGGTCATACCCTACATCAGCTAAAAAGTCAAGAGCCGCTTCCGACAGCCTGAGAGACATCTTGCGATCGCTCAATCGATGACGCAATCTCTCTACTTGCAACTGCACGATGCGACGCAGTTCTTCCTTACGCAATCCATGGAAGAAGATAATTTCATCAAGGCGGTTGAGGAACTCAGGACGGAAGCTATTTCGCATTGCTTCCATAACTCGATGGCGCATTTCATCATAGCGCGAATCATCACCAGCGACATCCAAGATGTACTGCGAACCGATATTACTCGTCATGATAATGATAGAGTTTTTAAAGTCTACCGTATGACCTTGAGCATCAGTCACGCGACCGTCATCAAGAATTTGCAGGAAGATGTTAAAAACATCAGGATGAGCTTTTTCGATTTCGTCAAACAAAATCACTGCATAAGGACGACGGCGAATGGCTTCGGTGAGTTGTCCTCCTTCTTCATAACCCACGTATCCTGGAGGCGCACCGATCAGGCGAGAAACAGCGTGTTTCTCCATGTACTCGGACATATCAATCCTGACTAGCGCTTCTTCAGTATCAAACAAGTAAGCCGCAAGTGCTTTTGCGAGTTCGGTTTTACCAACACCTGTAGGACCGAGGAAAATAAAGCTAGCAATGGGACGATTGGGATCTGCAAGCCCAGCACGAGAACGCTGAATCGCGTCTGCAACTGCTGTCACTGCTTCTTCTTGTCCGACAACTCGATTGTGCAGTTCATCTTCTAAGTGCAAAAGCTTTTCTTTTTCAGATTCCACCAACTTACTGATCGGAATTCCCGTCCATTTAGAAATCACTTCTGCAATGTCAGCTTCGGTGACTTCTTCTCGCAACAGAGATTTTCCACTGCGTTGTGCGTGAGCCAGTTCGGTTTCTGCTGCTTCCAAATCGCGATGCAAACTGGTAAGTTTGCCATACTTTAACTCAGCAGCGCGGTTGAGATCGTAATTGCGTTCTGCTTGTTGAATCTCTAAGTTAACGCGGTCAATCTCTTCTTTAACAGACTGAATTTTTGCAATGACATCTTTCTCAGATTGCCATTGCGTCTTCAACTCTCTTTGTTCTTCTTTGAAGTCCGCAAGTTCTTTTTCCAATCTATCCAAACGTTCTCTGGAAGCTGCATCACTTTCTTTTTGCAGTGATAGCTTTTCCATTTCTAATTGCAGAATTTTGCGGTCGATTTCGTCAAGTTCTTCAGGTTTGGAGGTAATCTCCATCTTCAGTCTGGCGGCTGCTTCGTCTACCAAGTCAATAGCTTTGTCTGGTAAGAAGCGATCGCTAATATAACGACTGGACAAAGTTGCTGCTGCGACTAAAGAACTATCGGAAATTTTCACCCCGTGGTGAACTTCATACCGTTCTTTCAAACCGCGCAAAATAGAAATTGTATCTTCCACGCTGGGCTGATCTACATACACCTGTTGGAAGCGTCTTTCCAAAGCAGCGTCTTTTTCTATATATTTACGGTATTCGTCCAAAGTTGTTGCGCCAATACAGCGCAGTTCACCCCGCGCCAACATTGGCTTTAATAAGTTCCCAGCATCCATTGCGCCTTGGGTTGCACCAGCGCCGACAACCGTGTGAATTTCATCAATAAATAGAACTATATTGCCGTTCGATTCGGTAACTTCTTTTAAGACTGCTTTTAAACGTTCTTCAAATTCACCTCGGAATTTTGCTCCCGCAATCAAAGCACCCATGTCTAGAGCAATGAGTTTGCGGTCTTTTAAGGATTGGGGAACATCACCCGCTATGATACGCTGTGCCAATCCTTCAGCGATCGCTGTTTTACCAACACCTGGTTCCCCAATCAAAACAGGATTATTTTTGGTACGACGTGATAAGATTTGGATGGTACGGCGAATTTCATCATCCCGTCCGATCACAGGGTCAAGTTTGCCTTGACGGGCTGCTTCTGTAAGATCGCGCCCGTATTTTTCCAGGGATTGATATTTCCCTTCTGGATTTTGGTCGGTCACTTTCTGATTCCCACGAATTTGTTTAACAATATTTTTAACTTTTCCTTCATCCAGTCCAAATTCTTGGAATAACCCTTTACCAAAGCGGTCATCTTTAGCATAAGCCAGCAACAGGTGCTCGATTGAGATAAAGTCGTCTTGAAACTCTTTCCGATACCCGTCTGCTCGGTCAAGAAGCGTATCCAAGCTGCGTCCCAAGTAAACAGAACTGCTGCTACCAGAGACTCTCGGTTGGCGTTGAATGAATTGTTCGGTGCGATCGCGCAATTTTTGCGAATTAACACCAGCTTTTGTGAAAACACCGTTGGCGAGCCCTTCCTGGTCTAACAGTGCTTTCATCAGGTGCTCGCTTTCTATCTGCTGTTGTTGATACTGTTTGGCAATATCTGGAGTATGCGCGATTGCTTCCCAAGCTTTTTCTGTAAATTGGTTTGGATTAGTTGGTTGCATAGGCTTTTTCCAGGAAAGAACTACTCTAGGCTTGGATTTAAATTTGCTAAGAGCGCAGATAGAACAAAAATATAGTTTGTTCTTATGCAATCATTGTAGAAAGAGGCGGGTTAATTGCTAGGTCGGACTTCACGTCCTCCTTTAGTCGTATTACCCCCCATAAATTAGCGAACTAGTAGTCCACCACACCAACGCCTGCTGGGTAAGTGAACACACTACCCACTCTCGTTCCTAGGTTCTACCTAGGAACGCAGTCGGCGAGGCTCAGCCTCGCGCTCAACTGGAGGCGGAACCTCCTGTAAGGCATTCCCTGGCTGAGCCACCGGATCGAGGTGTGCGAAGTTTTGACAGCCTGTCAAAGCTTTTGCGACAGGCCACTAGGAATTCACTCAATTTTTCAAGATGTGGAGGGTCAATCCTAGAGAAGAGATTGACAAATTCGGTCGATTGTGAATTGCTTAATCCACATGAAAACCCCGGAGAGTGACAGATATTCTTCTACCTTGATACTTTTTGGACAAAGTTACTTCATGCGTCCAAGTTTTGTTTGTTTCATAAGGTATGACAAACACGGTACCATGTGTTGTCATAAAGTCTCTATAACCATTTCCTTTCCACGGACGCAATCGAAATATACGTTCTTCTCCAAATGAAATAGTAACAATAGGTACGCTCTCAATCATGTTGAGAGTGCTATCCCGATGCTTTCCTATGTAATGATAAAGTTTGCCATCGTACCAATTTATGACTATACCATTGAGGCGATTATCAATGTTATTTTTGCTCCATTCAAAAATTGAGTCGATGAGTGATGGAATTGGTAATGCTTGATGAGTGACTCCTGTATAATGATAATCGGCTCCGTAAACCTGTTGCCAGCGCGGCATTTTTACCAAACGTCCGTGTATTTTTATATCCTTGAAATCCTGGGGATGTATATCCCACAAACTATCAAATTGCCAGCGATTTAAATCAACATCATCTGGTAAACGAGCCGTATAAAATTTATGGCTTTCATCTAAGTCATGACACGTGAAAATATTTTTGTTTAACGTATTCATTCACGTCCTTATCCATTCTTAAAGCTAAAATTCAATTGTGAAACTATCCCGACGGTGAAAGTCCGGTTCATCGCCTGTATGCTTCAACGCCCAATATGTAACAGAACCATCTTTATGTTTCATAACAGTAGAAATACCAACTTTCAGAGCTAAATCTGTTGAGATAATACAATCTAAATCTACATTTAGGACAAGCGCCAAACCATCTGATAGATACTGAACGCTAAATGGTAATGCTGTAAAGGCATTTTCCTCCTGCATTCCGTGACGGTAAGCATCAAAGCGATACACATTCCAATCCCCAGAAGGAGAGATATTAAATTCCCAATAGCGATCGCTATTCTCAATTCCAAGGAAGAACTCAAAACAGGTGTTTTGCCAGAGTTCGTGCTTGCGTTTTGGTTCGTCTGATGGGTCTGCTATCTCGATTGCTGTTAAATCACCAAGAAGTGCATATTGAATAGTAAACTCATTCTCATAGCGGGCAACATTGCCTTTGATTTTCAGTTCGCTTAGCGATTCACTGTAAGAGAAAGGTTGTAGGAAAAATGTTTGCTCTTGCATCTAAAAACCTCAAAAGACACTAGAAGCCCCTTGGAACTCAATCCAAAATCGACTTCCTTGACCAACAGCGGACTCTACACCGACCTGACCTCCAAGACGTTCTGCTCCTTTTCGCACAATGGCTAATCCAATTCCAGTTCCTGGGTAAGTTTCAGTGTTGTGCAGCCGCTCAAAAACACCAAAAATTTGCTCTTGATAATTTGGCTCAATACCAATTCCGTTGTCTTCAATCCAAAGACGGATCTGTTGCGGGGATGGAGGGAGAACCGTACCTGTTTTTCTCGTTTCTTTCAGCTCTATTGTTTCTGTCCAAACTCGAATGTGCGGTTGAACACCAGGAGCAACAAATTTAATTGCATTAGACAAGAGATTGACAATAATTTGTACCAAAATTGGATAATGCCCGATAACACTGGGTAGGTTTTCAGCGATGGTTATTTGAGCCTGACGCTCGCTTAAATCTGTTGCTAATTGTGCTCGAGCATCTGCTATAACTTGAGTCAATAGAACAGGAGCCAGCTTAATCTGCTCGCGACTGAGGCGGCTGTATGCTAGCAGATCGCAAACTAACTCGTTCATGATATAAGTGCCATTAAAAATGCGTTGAATATATTCTTGAGCCGTTTCATCTAAGCGATCGCCATAATCTTCAGATAGAGCTTGGGCAAACCCTTGAATTCCTCGTAACGGTGCTCGCAGGTCATGCGCCACCGTGTAAGAAAAGGCTTCCAAGTCCTTATTGGCTTCCTGAAGTTGAGCTGTGCGTTCTTCAACCCGTTGTTCTAAAGTGATATTAAGTTGTTGAAGCTCAACTTCTGCCACTTTACGGTTTGTGATGTCGGAACGAACAGCAATGTATTGATACGGTTTACCAGAGACATCGAGAAACGGCACGATTGTGGTAGCAACCCAGTAGAAAGTACCATCCTTGGCACGATTTTTAATTTCTCCCTGCCATACCTGTCCGCGAGAAATGGTTGCCCACAAATGCTGAAAGAATTCTTTAGGGTGATAGCCGGAGTTAACAATCCGATGATTTTGTCCGATCAATTCTTCTCTGGAGTACTTTGAAAGCTCGCAGAATTTGTCGTTGACATAGGTAATGGTACCTTGAGTATCAGTGATAGCCACGATTGAGGAGCGATCGAGAGCAAACTTAAAGTCTGCCAAATCTTTGAGCGTTTGCTGTAATGCCACCTCAGCCTGCTTGCGCTCGGTAATATTCCAAAACGCGCCGATACTTCCTCTCACTTGTCCGCTTTCATCAAAAAGTGGAGCAGCGTATTCTAACAGTGTTACGGTTGTGCCATCATTCCAAACCACATCAACTTCTAAATCTCGAACTTCAACTCCATCAGTGGCTGCACGTTGTAAGGGCAGTTCCTCTGGCGGAATTTCCCGGTTATTATAATAGACCTTAAAGGTTTTTGGTCGCTCGTCTTCTGGCGCACTTAAAGAAGCATTTGCAGTTGAAGCCATGGATAACATTCGAGCAAATGCTGAATTGATCCGAATTGTTTGACATTGGGGGTCTTCAGCAATGCCAACACCGATGGGAATGACTTCTAATAGCGTTTGAGACTCTGCTAGCTGTCGCTGGAGTTCTTGATTCAAATTCAGAATTTTTTGCTCCGCTTGCTTCCGTTCCGTGACATCGATCGCCGTAACGATCGCCAACTTTCTGCCATCAGGCAATATGTGAAGCGGAGCCGTATAGAAATCCCAAATGCGAGTCGCCCCCGTCCGGGTGATAACGGCATATTCTCCCATCGCTGTCCGTTGGGTGAGGGGATACTGGTTCACAATAGCAGATCTCGCTTCGTCTTGGCGATCGCCGTAAGCTCTTTTTACCCAAGCTTCCAGCGTGGGAATGTCTTCAAGATGATAGCCTGTAATTTCCGTCCAGACATGATTGATCTGCAATACCTCTCCATCTTCGGCATGGAGCATAATTGGTAAGGGAGCATTCAGCAAAGCAGACTGGAATCGTTCCTCGCT
It encodes the following:
- the clpB gene encoding ATP-dependent chaperone ClpB, whose protein sequence is MQPTNPNQFTEKAWEAIAHTPDIAKQYQQQQIESEHLMKALLDQEGLANGVFTKAGVNSQKLRDRTEQFIQRQPRVSGSSSSVYLGRSLDTLLDRADGYRKEFQDDFISIEHLLLAYAKDDRFGKGLFQEFGLDEGKVKNIVKQIRGNQKVTDQNPEGKYQSLEKYGRDLTEAARQGKLDPVIGRDDEIRRTIQILSRRTKNNPVLIGEPGVGKTAIAEGLAQRIIAGDVPQSLKDRKLIALDMGALIAGAKFRGEFEERLKAVLKEVTESNGNIVLFIDEIHTVVGAGATQGAMDAGNLLKPMLARGELRCIGATTLDEYRKYIEKDAALERRFQQVYVDQPSVEDTISILRGLKERYEVHHGVKISDSSLVAAATLSSRYISDRFLPDKAIDLVDEAAARLKMEITSKPEELDEIDRKILQLEMEKLSLQKESDAASRERLDRLEKELADFKEEQRELKTQWQSEKDVIAKIQSVKEEIDRVNLEIQQAERNYDLNRAAELKYGKLTSLHRDLEAAETELAHAQRSGKSLLREEVTEADIAEVISKWTGIPISKLVESEKEKLLHLEDELHNRVVGQEEAVTAVADAIQRSRAGLADPNRPIASFIFLGPTGVGKTELAKALAAYLFDTEEALVRIDMSEYMEKHAVSRLIGAPPGYVGYEEGGQLTEAIRRRPYAVILFDEIEKAHPDVFNIFLQILDDGRVTDAQGHTVDFKNSIIIMTSNIGSQYILDVAGDDSRYDEMRHRVMEAMRNSFRPEFLNRLDEIIFFHGLRKEELRRIVQLQVERLRHRLSDRKMSLRLSEAALDFLADVGYDPVFGARPLKRAIQRELETQIAKAILRGEFNDGDTIFVDIENERLAFKRLPTEVFTA
- a CDS encoding alpha-ketoglutarate-dependent dioxygenase AlkB; this translates as MNTLNKNIFTCHDLDESHKFYTARLPDDVDLNRWQFDSLWDIHPQDFKDIKIHGRLVKMPRWQQVYGADYHYTGVTHQALPIPSLIDSIFEWSKNNIDNRLNGIVINWYDGKLYHYIGKHRDSTLNMIESVPIVTISFGEERIFRLRPWKGNGYRDFMTTHGTVFVIPYETNKTWTHEVTLSKKYQGRRISVTLRGFHVD
- a CDS encoding DOMON-like domain-containing protein, coding for MQEQTFFLQPFSYSESLSELKIKGNVARYENEFTIQYALLGDLTAIEIADPSDEPKRKHELWQNTCFEFFLGIENSDRYWEFNISPSGDWNVYRFDAYRHGMQEENAFTALPFSVQYLSDGLALVLNVDLDCIISTDLALKVGISTVMKHKDGSVTYWALKHTGDEPDFHRRDSFTIEF
- a CDS encoding PAS domain S-box protein, with translation MTAAFVASVGCLVLIGWTLDISILKSLLMLTAFCFAFVGNALWLSGLNREHPAINEYLSIAIEGAGMAAWNMDLSTGKGVWSAQHFKLLGYEFVAGGEATIEMWRSRIYLEDVERVKQIEEHARREHELFNLEYRIIRADNGQLRWLKTYGRFFYNKGGQAVCCSGIVFDITESKRSEEERNCFFTVSNDMIALTNLDGYFRQLNPAWERVLGYTQTELMAQPFLSFVHPEDVEATRIASERFEAGNPVAIFENRYCCKDGSYKWLSWTAVISPEHNIRYATARDVTERKLAELNEQFLNELDLRLRQLSDADAMVWEAVSSLGKYLNVDRCVWHEVNLQEDVSLVKQDWRRQEDIPSVVGAYRLSEFLLPDLVDRYHAGQPAVVSDVATHPYTAPFSHNYAQRDIRAFVGVPCIDRGRWVSVLAINTRTVREWYPHEVALLQHTVSRLWPIVEQTLATQALRQSEERFQSALLNAPLPIMLHAEDGEVLQINHVWTEITGYHLEDIPTLEAWVKRAYGDRQDEARSAIVNQYPLTQRTAMGEYAVITRTGATRIWDFYTAPLHILPDGRKLAIVTAIDVTERKQAEQKILNLNQELQRQLAESQTLLEVIPIGVGIAEDPQCQTIRINSAFARMLSMASTANASLSAPEDERPKTFKVYYNNREIPPEELPLQRAATDGVEVRDLEVDVVWNDGTTVTLLEYAAPLFDESGQVRGSIGAFWNITERKQAEVALQQTLKDLADFKFALDRSSIVAITDTQGTITYVNDKFCELSKYSREELIGQNHRIVNSGYHPKEFFQHLWATISRGQVWQGEIKNRAKDGTFYWVATTIVPFLDVSGKPYQYIAVRSDITNRKVAEVELQQLNITLEQRVEERTAQLQEANKDLEAFSYTVAHDLRAPLRGIQGFAQALSEDYGDRLDETAQEYIQRIFNGTYIMNELVCDLLAYSRLSREQIKLAPVLLTQVIADARAQLATDLSERQAQITIAENLPSVIGHYPILVQIIVNLLSNAIKFVAPGVQPHIRVWTETIELKETRKTGTVLPPSPQQIRLWIEDNGIGIEPNYQEQIFGVFERLHNTETYPGTGIGLAIVRKGAERLGGQVGVESAVGQGSRFWIEFQGASSVF